One genomic window of Granulicella arctica includes the following:
- a CDS encoding GNAT family N-acetyltransferase, whose amino-acid sequence MTPSTFAELDLLPRAAQCVVRPSIAEDVPYITAIYARFVETSTATFEISAPSESEMLKRWQIVQDRDLPFLVAELEGYIVGYCYASQFRVREGYRFTVEDSIYVRPDCIGHGVGKALLAALISECRDKGCHSMVACICGINIASVSLHTSMGFKVAGLLPEAGFKFGEWLRLLIMQRQLQ is encoded by the coding sequence ATGACTCCAAGCACCTTCGCTGAGCTGGACCTGCTACCACGAGCAGCCCAATGTGTAGTGCGCCCTTCAATCGCGGAGGATGTTCCATATATAACCGCGATCTACGCACGTTTCGTCGAAACGAGTACCGCCACGTTTGAGATCTCTGCCCCAAGCGAATCTGAAATGCTGAAGCGATGGCAGATCGTACAGGACCGAGATCTGCCGTTCCTTGTCGCAGAATTGGAAGGGTATATCGTTGGCTACTGTTACGCATCCCAGTTTCGCGTTCGTGAAGGCTACCGTTTCACCGTGGAAGATTCGATTTATGTCCGTCCTGACTGCATTGGTCATGGAGTAGGAAAAGCCTTGCTCGCAGCACTCATCTCGGAATGTCGCGACAAGGGTTGCCATTCGATGGTGGCCTGTATCTGCGGGATTAACATCGCTTCCGTCTCTCTCCATACCTCCATGGGGTTCAAAGTAGCAGGTTTGTTGCCCGAAGCGGGCTTCAAATTTGGAGAGTGGCTGCGCTTGTTGATCATGCAACGGCAGCTGCAGTGA
- a CDS encoding cation diffusion facilitator family transporter, whose translation MGLEGSTSTKRVLYAAIAANLGILVAKLIATAMTGSSAMLSEAIHSLVNTGNGGLLLLGLRLSGRPSDESHPFGYGKELYFWTMVVALAVFALGGGASIYEGIEHVLHPRTIEHVRVTYAVLGCSAAFEGYSLWVAFREFGKLRGSVPFFKAIQQSKDPASFTVLFEDSTAVLGVLIAFLATVLTQLFGWRILDGSASILIGLLLMFVAALLGAKTKALLIGEGLDRQALHHVREIAQQVPGVVRLEYPFTTFFGPHDALLTMTVQFRRGFSSSDVEKTIDKIEGLIHAEYPAIKHIFLEVDTVSKGMVEGTEDPTASPQKGVEAIFDPLSDVHQTQYEAAGSFSD comes from the coding sequence GTGGGCCTCGAAGGCAGTACCAGTACGAAGCGTGTTCTATACGCAGCAATAGCCGCAAACCTGGGTATTTTGGTTGCGAAGCTGATTGCAACAGCCATGACCGGCAGTTCGGCCATGCTGTCAGAGGCCATCCACTCCCTTGTCAATACCGGCAATGGAGGGTTGCTGCTATTAGGGTTGAGACTTAGCGGCCGCCCGTCGGATGAGAGCCATCCCTTCGGATACGGGAAAGAACTGTACTTTTGGACCATGGTAGTAGCTCTCGCGGTTTTCGCCCTGGGAGGCGGAGCATCGATCTACGAAGGGATCGAGCATGTGCTCCATCCTCGAACCATTGAGCATGTTCGGGTGACCTACGCCGTGCTGGGATGTTCAGCAGCGTTTGAAGGGTATTCGCTCTGGGTGGCCTTCCGTGAATTTGGGAAGCTGCGTGGTTCCGTCCCTTTCTTTAAGGCTATCCAGCAAAGTAAGGATCCGGCTTCTTTCACGGTCCTCTTCGAGGATTCAACTGCAGTCTTAGGCGTTCTGATTGCCTTCCTCGCGACCGTGTTGACTCAGCTCTTCGGCTGGCGCATTCTCGACGGTTCTGCCTCTATCCTCATCGGGCTCCTCCTGATGTTTGTAGCCGCCCTCCTCGGTGCAAAAACCAAGGCTCTACTGATTGGTGAAGGGCTGGATCGGCAGGCTCTCCATCATGTCCGAGAGATTGCACAGCAGGTTCCGGGTGTCGTCCGCCTTGAGTACCCATTTACCACCTTCTTTGGCCCGCATGATGCCCTACTCACGATGACGGTACAGTTCAGACGGGGATTCTCAAGTAGCGATGTTGAAAAGACCATTGACAAGATCGAAGGTCTCATTCACGCGGAATATCCAGCCATCAAGCACATCTTTTTGGAGGTAGACACAGTCTCGAAAGGCATGGTTGAGGGCACGGAAGATCCGACCGCTTCCCCGCAGAAAGGTGTAGAAGCAATCTTTGATCCCTTGAGCGATGTCCACCAAACCCAATATGAAGCCGCCGGATCTTTCAGCGATTAA
- a CDS encoding SOS response-associated peptidase family protein, translating into MFAKFQLSTDPVRLAAWGNVPAKSLLRCKQNGKLYDHKSFPVLRVSPRTGKRQMSWMREGLIPSYAHDEHSAPERGEAQSETYTTSSAFRCAFRRRRCIIPADVFNECQYQRRPFEVPCSFAPDNEEIFGIAGIWESWVNDSGEEILSFAIVTGHVAPSLEPIFDRMPIVISEDDQERWLGFAGSESLPLELLRTLSKKQLKGWKIMPCEQFLESPHVPASRVDESRNAHTGATSSRNYSA; encoded by the coding sequence ATGTTTGCGAAGTTTCAGCTCAGCACAGATCCCGTAAGACTTGCCGCTTGGGGTAATGTTCCGGCAAAATCTCTCCTAAGATGCAAGCAGAACGGAAAGCTCTACGATCATAAGAGCTTCCCTGTTCTCCGAGTATCACCTCGTACTGGCAAGCGGCAGATGTCGTGGATGCGAGAAGGTCTGATCCCTTCGTATGCTCATGACGAGCATAGTGCTCCAGAACGTGGGGAAGCCCAGTCTGAGACCTACACTACATCCTCAGCATTTCGGTGTGCTTTTCGTCGCCGCCGTTGCATCATCCCGGCCGACGTTTTCAATGAATGTCAGTACCAGCGCAGACCTTTCGAGGTCCCCTGTTCGTTTGCGCCTGATAATGAAGAAATCTTTGGGATAGCGGGGATCTGGGAAAGCTGGGTGAACGACTCAGGCGAAGAAATCCTTAGCTTCGCCATCGTGACAGGGCACGTTGCTCCATCCCTTGAACCCATCTTTGATCGTATGCCCATTGTGATCTCTGAGGACGACCAAGAGCGTTGGTTAGGATTCGCTGGGTCGGAAAGCCTTCCGCTTGAACTGCTCCGAACATTGTCAAAAAAGCAACTGAAAGGCTGGAAGATTATGCCGTGCGAACAGTTCCTGGAGTCTCCCCACGTCCCTGCAAGTCGCGTGGACGAATCACGCAACGCTCATACTGGTGCGACTTCGTCACGGAACTATTCAGCTTAG